In Marispirochaeta aestuarii, one DNA window encodes the following:
- a CDS encoding XRE family transcriptional regulator gives MLTTTVEEKELRIGKRIRKLRKQLKYTLKDVAKNSGFSVSLISKIENDKIFPSAGTLFKIAKALNTNIQSILEEESPTNVVLTNKDKAEKSFIRTEKGFDIFPYATEHKENKIQAFLYNANKKNVRTHNDSHDGQEFIYLIEGILCVRIKDKKYILNPGDSIYFDSSDSHECFPISEDAKYLGFFA, from the coding sequence ATGTTAACGACAACCGTAGAGGAAAAAGAGCTTCGTATTGGAAAAAGAATAAGAAAACTACGGAAGCAGCTTAAATATACTCTTAAAGATGTTGCTAAAAATAGCGGATTCTCTGTGAGTCTTATATCAAAAATAGAGAACGACAAGATTTTCCCTTCAGCCGGTACTTTGTTCAAAATAGCAAAGGCATTAAATACAAATATTCAAAGTATTTTAGAGGAAGAAAGCCCGACTAACGTTGTTTTGACAAATAAGGATAAAGCAGAAAAAAGCTTTATACGAACGGAAAAAGGATTTGATATCTTCCCTTATGCTACTGAGCACAAAGAAAATAAAATTCAGGCCTTTCTTTATAATGCAAATAAGAAAAATGTTCGGACCCATAATGATTCACATGATGGACAAGAGTTTATTTACCTTATTGAAGGGATTTTGTGTGTTAGGATAAAGGATAAGAAATACATTTTAAATCCTGGTGATTCCATCTATTTCGATAGCAGTGATTCACACGAATGTTTTCCTATATCTGAAGATGCCAAGTATCTTGGTTTTTTTGCGTAA
- a CDS encoding iron-containing alcohol dehydrogenase — MNNFEFLNPTKIIFGKDVEEHVGKEVKKHSSSCLLHYGGGSIKKNGLYDRIVHSLKSEKIRFIELGGVQPNPRLSLVREGIKICRENDLNFVLAVGGGSVIDSAKAIAVGVPYSGDVWNFYSGEATPEKKLGVGSVLTIPAAGSEASHSSVITNEEGMLKRPLNMEMNRPSFTFMNPELTFTLSKYQTACGIADILSHVMERYFTNIKNVDFTDRLCEATMKTVINNAYIVSKNPKDYNARAEIMWASTIAHNNLLSTGRIGDFGSHFIEHELSSINDVAHGAGLAIIFPAWAKYVQEKLSEKFLQFAVRVWNIDQNFENPKETIMEGINRLESFFTFLGLPTKLKHIGIGEDNFNEIAVKTLYGRNGSVGNVVSLGKDDIINILKLAE; from the coding sequence ATGAATAATTTTGAGTTTTTAAATCCAACAAAAATAATTTTTGGTAAAGATGTCGAGGAACATGTTGGAAAAGAAGTCAAGAAGCATTCTTCGTCATGCCTTTTACATTATGGCGGAGGAAGTATAAAAAAGAATGGATTATATGATAGAATTGTACATTCTCTTAAATCTGAGAAAATAAGATTTATTGAGTTGGGTGGGGTTCAGCCTAATCCAAGACTTAGTCTTGTTCGAGAGGGCATAAAAATATGCCGAGAGAATGATCTGAATTTTGTACTCGCAGTTGGTGGAGGAAGTGTTATTGATTCTGCTAAAGCAATAGCCGTCGGAGTACCATACAGTGGAGATGTTTGGAATTTCTATTCTGGCGAAGCAACTCCAGAAAAAAAACTTGGAGTAGGATCAGTATTAACTATTCCTGCTGCTGGTAGTGAGGCCTCACATAGTTCAGTTATAACAAATGAAGAAGGCATGTTGAAACGTCCTCTAAATATGGAAATGAATCGACCGTCATTCACTTTCATGAATCCGGAATTAACATTCACTTTATCAAAATATCAAACTGCATGTGGAATTGCAGACATTCTGTCACATGTAATGGAGCGATATTTTACAAATATAAAAAATGTCGATTTTACAGACAGACTATGTGAAGCCACGATGAAGACTGTAATAAACAACGCCTATATAGTCAGTAAAAATCCAAAAGATTATAATGCTAGAGCTGAGATTATGTGGGCATCCACAATAGCGCATAATAATTTGCTAAGTACTGGACGTATTGGGGACTTTGGATCTCATTTTATTGAACATGAGTTGTCTAGTATAAATGATGTGGCACATGGTGCTGGACTTGCAATTATTTTTCCAGCATGGGCAAAATATGTTCAAGAGAAACTATCAGAGAAATTTCTTCAATTTGCTGTCAGGGTTTGGAATATTGATCAAAATTTTGAAAATCCAAAAGAAACAATTATGGAAGGTATAAACCGTCTTGAGAGTTTTTTCACATTTCTTGGATTACCAACAAAATTAAAACACATAGGTATAGGCGAAGATAACTTTAATGAGATAGCTGTAAAGACCTTGTATGGCCGTAATGGTTCTGTAGGGAATGTTGTTTCACTTGGAAAAGATGACATTATTAACATACTGAAACTTGCGGAATAA
- a CDS encoding TRAP transporter large permease yields the protein MIYVVGTFIILMVFGMPVAFVIGISGTVYFLIDQQLPISIIVQKIAGTSQSFPLLAVPFFILAGNLMNSSGITQRLMRFATLITGHLAGGLAHVSCVLSFLMGGISGSAVADAAMEARMLGPTMLERNYSSGYAAAVIAMPGLITATIPPSLGLIVFGFVCNVSIGKLFIGGIVPGFLMTILFMSVAGIIAKKRDYVPERESIASIREILGSFRECIWALIFPLILIIGIRFGLFTPSEAGAFAVIYAYIVGKYIYKELNYKNMMETIIATVKDNAMVMLIIAMSAIIGYIVSYDNIGNELYKVLSELSIGPNMLMLLSILFFAVTGMFLDPNATVLIFGPILTPIIVKAGIDPVHYGLIMMSTLTFGNMTPPVGMAMYATCSIMNVKIEDYAKESVPFFVSVFALILVMAFVPDIVMFLPNLVF from the coding sequence TTGATTTATGTAGTGGGTACTTTTATAATACTTATGGTATTTGGAATGCCTGTTGCTTTTGTAATCGGTATATCAGGGACGGTATACTTTTTAATCGATCAACAGTTGCCAATCAGCATTATTGTCCAGAAGATCGCCGGAACCTCTCAGTCTTTTCCGTTGCTCGCTGTGCCTTTCTTTATACTTGCTGGTAATTTGATGAACTCCTCAGGTATTACACAACGTCTTATGCGATTCGCTACTTTAATAACTGGTCATCTCGCAGGTGGATTAGCACATGTAAGTTGTGTTCTTAGCTTTTTAATGGGAGGTATATCCGGTTCGGCTGTCGCAGATGCAGCAATGGAAGCTAGAATGCTTGGTCCTACGATGCTTGAAAGAAATTATTCCTCTGGTTATGCTGCTGCAGTAATAGCTATGCCTGGTTTGATTACAGCAACGATACCTCCGAGCCTTGGCCTTATAGTCTTTGGTTTTGTATGCAATGTTTCGATAGGAAAGTTATTTATAGGAGGCATAGTCCCTGGGTTTTTGATGACCATTCTTTTTATGTCAGTAGCTGGTATTATTGCCAAGAAAAGGGATTATGTTCCAGAACGAGAATCCATTGCTTCAATAAGGGAAATATTAGGAAGTTTTAGAGAATGTATCTGGGCATTAATATTTCCTTTAATTTTAATTATTGGTATACGTTTCGGATTATTCACACCATCCGAGGCAGGAGCATTTGCCGTAATTTACGCGTATATAGTTGGTAAATATATATACAAAGAACTAAACTATAAAAATATGATGGAAACAATTATTGCAACTGTAAAAGATAATGCGATGGTAATGTTAATTATAGCAATGTCAGCAATCATCGGTTATATTGTTTCTTACGATAATATAGGTAATGAACTATACAAAGTATTAAGTGAACTTTCTATCGGTCCAAATATGCTTATGCTATTGTCTATTCTATTTTTTGCAGTGACTGGAATGTTTCTTGATCCAAACGCCACAGTGTTGATATTTGGTCCTATCTTAACACCTATAATTGTAAAAGCCGGGATAGATCCTGTACATTATGGTTTAATAATGATGAGTACTTTGACCTTTGGAAACATGACACCACCAGTAGGTATGGCGATGTACGCAACATGTTCCATAATGAATGTGAAAATCGAGGACTATGCAAAGGAGTCTGTCCCGTTCTTTGTGTCTGTCTTCGCTTTGATTTTGGTTATGGCGTTTGTCCCGGATATCGTGATGTTTCTTCCGAATCTGGTTTTTTAA
- a CDS encoding TRAP transporter small permease, whose protein sequence is MKRLYRTAIRIEEKIAGYFLVAIVILVFISSITRFFDRPIIWSVEIAQLLFAWLIFLGADIVYRYKGHIGIDLIVEKFPEDKQIIVRIINNIIISFFLCILIFYGFQLSYENIGRTFQSFRISYSVCTISVPIGATSMLVTSAVEIYKSFLELKSMTVRR, encoded by the coding sequence ATGAAGCGATTATATAGAACAGCTATAAGGATTGAAGAAAAAATAGCCGGGTATTTTCTTGTTGCGATTGTAATCTTGGTATTTATTTCATCAATTACGCGTTTTTTTGACAGACCAATTATTTGGTCTGTCGAAATAGCTCAACTGCTTTTTGCGTGGTTAATTTTCCTGGGAGCAGATATTGTTTACAGGTATAAAGGCCACATTGGTATTGATTTAATTGTTGAAAAATTTCCAGAGGATAAACAGATTATTGTACGGATAATTAACAATATTATAATTTCCTTTTTCTTGTGCATATTAATTTTTTATGGCTTTCAGCTAAGTTACGAGAATATTGGACGAACTTTTCAATCATTTAGAATTAGTTACTCTGTATGCACCATAAGTGTGCCTATCGGAGCAACGTCAATGTTAGTTACTTCGGCTGTCGAAATTTATAAAAGCTTTTTAGAGTTGAAGTCTATGACTGTAAGACGTTAA
- a CDS encoding C4-dicarboxylate TRAP transporter substrate-binding protein, whose product MKKIVVLMLCSLMATLAFGGGAQDGTGAKEEVYTLRLTTAVTADDPVTVHMQILADELEKKSNGRLKVSVFHSSQLGSTEDTQEQAKVGADIGFLSDPGRFSTIVPEMGIMAGPFLLDDIFQVNKIMETSAYKRWVKELDEKHGIVELSTNWFSGQRHFVTNQPVRTPDDLNGLRIRTMGAPIYIESINAMGGVGTAMPWSEAYQAIQQKVVDGLEAQFSAIDGSRLYEVAKYVSKTGHFHLLNGIAVGSKWFYKLPEDLQILLREEAARVGDMQVRDMVEKRKYYEQVLQENGMTIIEPDVDLFREATRKVYDKLGYKELYDEIRKEIESN is encoded by the coding sequence ATGAAAAAGATCGTAGTCCTTATGTTGTGTTCTTTGATGGCTACATTGGCATTTGGTGGAGGTGCGCAAGATGGAACTGGAGCCAAAGAAGAAGTATATACATTACGACTAACAACTGCCGTAACTGCTGATGACCCGGTTACTGTTCATATGCAAATTCTTGCGGATGAATTGGAAAAAAAGTCAAATGGGAGACTGAAAGTATCTGTTTTTCATTCCAGCCAATTGGGTTCCACCGAAGATACCCAGGAGCAGGCTAAGGTTGGTGCCGATATCGGATTTCTAAGTGATCCGGGTCGATTTTCTACAATCGTACCTGAAATGGGAATAATGGCAGGTCCTTTCTTGTTAGATGATATTTTCCAGGTTAATAAAATTATGGAAACTTCTGCTTACAAGAGATGGGTAAAAGAATTAGATGAAAAGCATGGTATTGTTGAGTTGTCAACTAACTGGTTTTCAGGACAGAGACATTTTGTCACAAACCAACCTGTACGAACGCCAGATGATTTAAATGGACTCCGAATTCGTACGATGGGAGCCCCAATCTATATAGAATCAATAAATGCGATGGGTGGTGTAGGAACAGCAATGCCATGGTCAGAAGCATATCAGGCAATTCAGCAGAAAGTTGTCGATGGTTTGGAAGCTCAGTTTTCAGCAATAGATGGCTCACGACTCTATGAAGTAGCCAAATATGTCAGTAAAACCGGGCATTTTCATCTGCTTAATGGTATCGCGGTCGGTAGTAAATGGTTCTATAAATTACCTGAAGACTTACAGATATTGTTAAGAGAGGAAGCTGCTAGAGTTGGAGATATGCAGGTACGAGATATGGTTGAAAAACGAAAGTATTACGAACAGGTTTTGCAGGAAAATGGTATGACAATAATAGAACCTGATGTAGATCTTTTCCGAGAAGCAACCAGAAAAGTCTATGACAAATTGGGATACAAAGAACTATATGACGAAATAAGAAAGGAAATAGAAAGCAACTAA
- a CDS encoding ATP-binding protein — MRLHGMVTTYRTLMETGKNMNLTTDEVVSYPVNAEWYKKHNQRLDRLLRAARFRYHTGLGEIDYSLDGTVDKNQILRLSDCSCIDKGQDILISGPTEFPVY; from the coding sequence ATGCGCCTTCATGGCATGGTTACGACCTATAGGACGCTCATGGAGACCGGAAAAAATATGAACTTGACCACTGACGAGGTAGTCAGCTATCCGGTGAACGCGGAATGGTATAAGAAACACAACCAACGACTGGACCGTTTACTCCGTGCCGCGCGATTCCGTTACCATACCGGCCTTGGAGAAATCGACTACTCCCTGGATGGGACTGTTGATAAAAACCAGATTCTACGGCTCTCAGACTGCTCCTGTATCGATAAGGGACAGGACATTCTTATAAGCGGTCCCACGGAGTTCCCGGTATATTAA
- a CDS encoding helix-turn-helix domain-containing protein, whose product MALNKFLNTTLLTYNQAAALLNISPGTLRRWVMQKKIPYIKLLNRSVRFEAKELERWVKQQTRTQEVQNDN is encoded by the coding sequence ATGGCGTTAAACAAATTTCTAAATACAACACTTCTTACATACAACCAGGCGGCAGCACTTCTAAACATCTCACCAGGTACCCTTCGACGGTGGGTCATGCAAAAAAAGATTCCGTACATCAAGTTATTAAATCGCTCTGTTCGCTTTGAAGCAAAGGAGCTTGAGAGGTGGGTCAAACAACAGACAAGAACTCAGGAGGTTCAAAATGATAACTGA